Proteins from one Hypomesus transpacificus isolate Combined female unplaced genomic scaffold, fHypTra1 scaffold_225, whole genome shotgun sequence genomic window:
- the LOC124462552 gene encoding cysteine and glycine-rich protein 1-like produces MPLGGGNKCGCCQKTVYFAEEVQCEGRSFHKSCFLCLVCRKNLDSTTVAVHVDEIYCKACYGKKYGPKGYGYGQGAGTLSMDKGESLGITHTEPAPHQPTNNPNPSKLAQSFGGSDMCPRCSKAVYAAEKVVGAGNAWHKSCFRCAKCGKGLESTTLADKDGEIYCKGCYAKNFGPKGFGYGQGAGALAHAQ; encoded by the exons ATGCCATTGGGTGGAGGCAACAAGTGTGGCTGCTGCCAGAAGACTGTGTATTTTGCTGAAGAAGTACAATGTGAGGGGCGTAGCTTCCACAAATCCTGCTTCCTGTGCC TGGTGTGCCGTAAGAACCTGGACAGCACTACAGTGGCGGTTCACGTGGATGAGATCTACTGCAAGGCCTGCTATGGCAAAAAGTATGGTCCAAAAGGCTACGGCTATGGCCAGGGAGCTGGGACCCTGTCCATGGATAAGGGGGAGTCGCTGGGCATCACCCACACTGA ACCAGCCCCTCACCAACCCACCAACAACCCAAACCCCTCGAAATTGGCTCAGAGCTTTGGAGGGTCCGACATGTGTCCTCGCTGCAGCAAGGCTGTCTATGCTGCTGAGaaggtggtgggggctgggaac GCCTGGCATAAAAGCTGTTTCCGCTGTGCCAAGTGTGGAAAAGGCCTGGAGTCTACCACTTTGGCTGACAAGGATGGAGAAATCTACTgcaaag GGTGTTATGCCAAGAACTTTGGCCCCAAGGGCTTCGGCTATGGACAGGGTGCCGGCGCACTTGCACACGCTCAGTAG